The Leptospira brenneri genome includes a window with the following:
- a CDS encoding tetratricopeptide repeat protein — protein sequence MAQEIQSLFNEAVRLERNGEWDRAETQYKLLLAKDPNYHLALQNLGVIYAKQGKHADAIPLFSKAYKLHANVKNCYNLAVSLYKHEETEKAISFLKQTLTFEKKFISAHLLLAQAYQKLGNDEKTEVYLTNVIKIEPDHKSALGGLAMFYYERNRFPESLKMIERYLILYPGNAQLKIIQSEILAKQGNYKASATLLSTMAKEDVGFTNFNESLQAAWQEEDGVAHDSLVRIQSKAKKKLKEFQTKLELSKENPEEFSPPDAQEALDLSLLYLFNGNPEKAMQYLVFAQKMKEKTDPDRQS from the coding sequence ATGGCACAAGAAATCCAATCTCTATTCAACGAGGCTGTCCGTTTGGAGCGAAATGGAGAATGGGATCGCGCCGAGACACAATACAAACTTTTACTCGCAAAAGACCCCAATTACCATCTAGCCTTGCAGAATTTGGGAGTGATTTATGCCAAACAAGGAAAACATGCAGATGCAATTCCATTGTTTTCCAAGGCCTATAAACTTCATGCCAATGTGAAAAATTGTTATAATTTGGCAGTTTCTCTTTATAAACATGAGGAAACGGAAAAGGCGATTAGTTTTTTAAAACAAACTTTGACCTTCGAAAAGAAGTTTATTTCTGCACACCTTTTACTGGCCCAAGCCTATCAGAAGTTAGGCAACGATGAAAAAACCGAAGTTTATCTAACAAATGTTATTAAAATTGAACCAGACCATAAATCAGCTTTAGGAGGGCTTGCGATGTTTTATTACGAAAGGAATCGTTTTCCAGAAAGTTTAAAAATGATCGAACGTTACTTAATTCTTTATCCCGGAAATGCTCAGTTAAAAATCATCCAATCAGAGATCCTTGCCAAACAAGGAAATTATAAAGCCTCAGCCACTTTACTTTCAACGATGGCAAAAGAAGATGTTGGGTTCACTAATTTTAATGAAAGTTTGCAAGCTGCCTGGCAAGAGGAAGATGGGGTTGCCCATGATAGTTTGGTTCGGATCCAATCCAAAGCAAAGAAGAAACTAAAAGAATTCCAAACTAAGTTAGAACTTTCAAAAGAAAATCCAGAAGAGTTTTCACCGCCCGATGCACAAGAAGCTTTGGATTTGAGTTTGTTGTATCTTTTCAATGGTAATCCTGAAAAAGCGATGCAATATTTGGTATTTGCACAAAAGATGAAGGAAAAGACTGACCCAGATAGGCAATCCTAG
- a CDS encoding tetratricopeptide repeat protein: protein MKFLIFYILFISQILFSFGCRYSIAKQDELESDTLFLEAVSSNATDCNAEGIRLSKSIQLDQAEVVWDKCIQTNPNEVGVHLNRLRFYFLLDEYESFKQKVSKEAPSRSSVTYTNILKELEIRLRNEERVILLDALSRVKGWELYSYEELANYYLQTGNFAYAEGYFNQILEVVPFHENALYGMADIQVQKSNWYGLLDYAKSLEVAAKKNKEFHFYFVKANYELGRYELALKWAESATAEEKTQIGFLEVWRDTLLVLKDSPRWEGLLPYYRKAVEKGYAVPESTFFPTLSKEGKDVRKASRSGRT from the coding sequence TTGAAATTTCTAATTTTCTACATTCTCTTTATTTCTCAAATTTTGTTTTCATTTGGATGTCGGTATTCCATCGCGAAACAAGACGAGTTGGAATCAGATACTTTGTTTCTGGAAGCGGTTAGTTCCAATGCGACAGACTGTAATGCCGAAGGGATTCGACTGTCTAAATCCATCCAGCTGGATCAGGCGGAAGTGGTTTGGGATAAATGCATCCAAACCAATCCAAATGAAGTTGGGGTTCATTTGAATCGACTTCGGTTTTATTTTTTATTAGATGAATACGAATCATTCAAACAAAAGGTAAGTAAAGAAGCTCCCTCCCGTTCGTCCGTCACGTATACGAATATTTTAAAAGAATTGGAAATCCGACTGCGAAATGAAGAAAGAGTCATTTTGTTGGATGCGCTCTCTCGAGTGAAGGGTTGGGAATTATATTCTTACGAAGAACTTGCCAATTATTATTTACAAACAGGTAACTTTGCTTATGCGGAAGGTTACTTCAACCAAATTTTAGAAGTAGTTCCTTTTCATGAAAATGCGTTGTATGGAATGGCAGACATTCAAGTTCAAAAAAGTAATTGGTATGGCCTCCTTGATTATGCGAAGTCTTTAGAAGTTGCAGCGAAGAAAAATAAGGAATTTCATTTTTACTTTGTAAAAGCAAACTACGAACTAGGTCGTTATGAATTAGCACTCAAATGGGCAGAGTCGGCTACAGCGGAAGAAAAAACCCAAATTGGTTTTTTAGAAGTTTGGCGAGATACCCTCCTTGTTTTAAAAGATTCTCCGAGATGGGAAGGACTTTTGCCTTACTACCGTAAGGCGGTTGAAAAAGGATATGCGGTTCCTGAATCGACTTTTTTCCCGACTCTTTCGAAAGAAGGAAAAGATGTTAGAAAGGCTTCCCGATCGGGAAGAACTTAA
- the folP gene encoding dihydropteroate synthase — MAEIFGILNITTDSFSDGGKFLNPDIAIDHGTQLLQEGADWLDVSGQSSNIEATLVSEEEEWKRVEPVIRHFVPKGVRISLDSFRPEVQRKGIEAGVSCINDISGFTYEGDRSFLSSYTKKHQDLKLIIMHSHNKNIAKKTSDLTPEKVVRKIQTFFRDRRSDLLAMDIPESALYYDPGMGFFLSQDPMVSFRVLKDLEILKLEFPQLMVGVSRKSFLGKVLGELPVAEREFATLACELHLLRFKIPFIRTHNVLKLRQAEKIWNLCQEME; from the coding sequence ATGGCCGAAATCTTCGGAATCTTAAACATTACCACAGACTCTTTTAGTGACGGGGGAAAATTCCTGAACCCAGATATCGCAATCGACCATGGAACCCAACTTTTGCAGGAAGGGGCCGATTGGTTAGATGTATCTGGTCAATCATCTAACATCGAAGCTACTTTAGTCTCCGAGGAAGAAGAATGGAAACGAGTGGAGCCAGTGATTCGGCATTTTGTCCCCAAGGGAGTACGGATCAGCTTGGACAGTTTTCGCCCAGAAGTACAAAGAAAGGGTATTGAAGCGGGTGTAAGTTGTATCAATGATATCTCCGGATTTACCTACGAAGGTGACCGTAGTTTTCTCTCTTCCTACACAAAAAAACACCAAGACCTAAAACTCATCATCATGCATTCGCATAACAAAAATATTGCGAAAAAAACATCCGACCTTACACCAGAAAAAGTAGTAAGAAAAATCCAAACCTTTTTTCGGGATCGACGTTCGGATTTACTCGCCATGGACATTCCCGAATCAGCTCTATACTACGATCCAGGAATGGGATTTTTTTTAAGTCAGGACCCAATGGTTTCTTTCCGAGTCCTAAAAGATTTAGAAATCCTCAAACTAGAATTTCCGCAATTAATGGTAGGAGTTTCCAGAAAATCCTTTCTTGGTAAAGTTTTGGGTGAACTTCCAGTAGCAGAGAGAGAATTTGCGACTTTGGCTTGTGAACTCCATCTCTTACGATTCAAAATCCCATTCATTCGGACGCATAACGTCCTCAAGCTGAGACAAGCAGAGAAAATTTGGAACTTATGTCAGGAAATGGAATGA
- a CDS encoding OmpA family protein, whose amino-acid sequence MKKFLISLIILAFPLLAQPLPKVKDVRFYQPLNTQNVEYNPIISPTGRYLVFQSNRPGGEGGMDIWISENQSFPDRMKLPVWSPPKNFRELNTTNFEGMFSILFDEEEKPYELYFTSVRDKTQADPKKNREGYDGLNLYYTKINPRTGLWAVPIHLNEVSSHFEDKMPAVSPDGCSMVFSSNRPGGMGGFDLWISKREPTTVTKEIVPDKPKIKCRDGVWQKPISLGTTINTKDDEISPNYHWDGLRLYFSSNREDKNRKFSFYYSEYSEVQNRFETPVLLGSPFNTKQQLSGESTGFPFDTPADYSTYSLWEESDNEGISVTFDDLWFYFSSNRPGGEGQFDIYRTMVPEDLRRSYEFIFRGLVLDGSEAIMIGLDSTLKIYDDTRPIQVITSKRIGGDLSLADAENFRTTIKTGKLYRVEVSSPGFHPTEVLLDLRGNVGKDKEQYSQIILQPIRPIKDERPDKTIQGIRFIVKDKKTDLVIPNAICYYFDDLTRKGKSLESKDSRFDLDKSPTMDFEILVRAKGFKEETFLFSKDKIPTMEGKETVLYLRNLNDFDNLYNTIIYFPFNERVLSDEDKKKLDLFSDFLIQHKNEKVEIGGHTDNVGNKEYNISLSEDRALSVYQYLRLKGVPKDRMKVQAYHYSQPIAENETEEGRSRNRRVNFKKID is encoded by the coding sequence ATGAAAAAATTCCTTATTTCCTTAATCATTTTGGCATTCCCACTTCTGGCCCAACCTTTACCGAAAGTGAAGGACGTAAGGTTTTACCAGCCTCTTAATACTCAAAATGTGGAATACAATCCTATTATTTCCCCAACCGGAAGATATTTGGTTTTCCAATCCAATCGGCCCGGTGGTGAAGGAGGGATGGATATTTGGATTTCAGAAAACCAAAGTTTTCCTGATCGAATGAAATTGCCAGTTTGGTCTCCTCCTAAGAATTTTCGTGAACTCAATACAACTAATTTCGAAGGAATGTTTTCGATTCTTTTTGATGAAGAGGAAAAACCGTACGAATTGTACTTTACTTCGGTTCGTGACAAAACCCAAGCCGATCCAAAAAAGAACCGAGAAGGTTATGATGGACTCAATTTATATTATACAAAAATAAACCCAAGGACTGGTCTTTGGGCTGTTCCCATTCATCTGAATGAAGTAAGTTCTCATTTTGAAGATAAAATGCCTGCTGTTTCGCCTGATGGATGTTCTATGGTATTTTCTTCAAACCGCCCTGGGGGAATGGGAGGTTTTGATCTTTGGATTTCAAAAAGAGAACCTACGACCGTAACAAAAGAAATCGTTCCTGATAAACCAAAAATTAAATGTAGGGATGGGGTTTGGCAAAAACCAATTTCTCTGGGAACAACTATTAATACCAAAGATGATGAAATTAGTCCCAATTATCACTGGGACGGATTACGATTGTATTTTAGCTCCAATCGTGAGGACAAAAATCGCAAATTTAGTTTTTACTATAGCGAATACAGTGAAGTCCAAAATCGTTTTGAAACTCCTGTTTTATTAGGCTCTCCATTTAATACCAAGCAACAACTGTCAGGCGAATCTACCGGTTTTCCTTTTGATACTCCCGCTGATTATTCGACTTATAGCCTTTGGGAAGAAAGTGATAACGAAGGGATCTCTGTCACGTTTGATGACCTGTGGTTTTACTTTTCTTCCAATCGTCCTGGTGGTGAAGGGCAATTTGATATCTATAGAACGATGGTTCCTGAGGACTTACGTCGTAGTTATGAATTTATTTTCCGAGGTCTTGTGTTAGATGGTTCTGAAGCCATTATGATTGGGCTTGATTCTACTTTAAAAATCTATGATGATACAAGACCAATCCAAGTCATTACTTCGAAACGTATTGGTGGAGACCTTTCTCTGGCAGATGCGGAGAATTTTAGAACTACCATCAAAACGGGAAAACTTTACCGAGTGGAAGTTTCTTCTCCCGGATTTCATCCCACAGAAGTACTTTTGGATTTAAGAGGGAATGTTGGGAAAGATAAAGAACAATACTCTCAAATCATTTTACAGCCCATCCGCCCAATCAAAGACGAACGACCTGATAAAACCATCCAGGGAATTCGATTCATTGTTAAAGATAAGAAAACAGATTTGGTAATTCCAAATGCTATTTGTTATTATTTTGATGATCTAACTCGGAAGGGTAAATCGTTAGAATCGAAAGATAGCCGTTTTGACTTGGATAAATCTCCTACTATGGATTTTGAAATTTTGGTAAGGGCCAAGGGATTCAAAGAAGAAACCTTCCTTTTTTCCAAAGACAAAATTCCAACAATGGAAGGGAAAGAAACGGTTCTTTATCTCCGAAATTTAAATGATTTTGACAATTTGTACAATACAATTATTTATTTCCCATTCAACGAACGGGTATTGAGTGATGAAGATAAGAAAAAATTAGATCTTTTCTCAGACTTCCTCATCCAACATAAAAATGAAAAAGTTGAAATTGGTGGACATACTGATAATGTAGGGAATAAAGAATACAATATCAGTTTGAGCGAAGATAGGGCTCTTTCGGTGTATCAGTATTTGCGACTGAAAGGTGTTCCTAAGGATCGAATGAAGGTACAAGCTTACCATTATTCGCAGCCAATAGCGGAAAATGAGACAGAAGAAGGACGATCTCGTAACAGACGTGTGAATTTCAAAAAGATAGACTAG
- a CDS encoding DUF1577 domain-containing protein, with protein sequence MINRVKIHFDQEREYLPLEAIRVLPEFYKQMMGASGLYLKGYDTLIRVKFKGERPDGAHIWELETIPELIETIFTVQATPEFHVEVDYELVNQKDNLLLGKIIDRRQTYATRRDPRNEKVRGNAVASNFLVAKTNIDFSKLTGVSSQVILSDIQRTVLKNFPQSKVVFLSGSIHSDEIDLMKEHKKPMFILDTETFESFPSEDVFDPKKTFEDEFLLDDKVQEYKKKKIGSYIYYPLFIQMKDMHFFAYLSLETERPGIPSEVLDLFKEVERTFQERIMDSNTHILDVKQNVLNVSRGGVALEINDMEIIKALKVKPSFTLDINFKLQAPIRMAIELRHLEEVNDYFRVGGRITGVSGDKKAKEIYHSLIDFFG encoded by the coding sequence ATGATCAATCGCGTAAAAATTCATTTCGACCAAGAAAGAGAATACCTCCCCTTAGAGGCCATTCGTGTTTTGCCTGAATTCTATAAACAGATGATGGGCGCTAGTGGATTGTATCTAAAAGGATATGACACTCTCATTCGAGTGAAGTTTAAAGGGGAGAGACCTGATGGAGCTCATATTTGGGAATTGGAAACCATTCCTGAACTTATCGAAACAATTTTTACCGTACAAGCTACCCCTGAATTTCATGTAGAAGTAGATTATGAATTAGTTAATCAGAAGGACAACCTTCTACTTGGAAAAATAATCGACCGAAGACAAACTTATGCTACAAGACGAGATCCCAGAAATGAAAAAGTGCGCGGGAATGCGGTCGCATCAAACTTTTTGGTTGCAAAAACAAATATCGATTTTTCCAAGTTAACAGGAGTTAGTTCCCAGGTAATTCTTTCTGATATCCAACGTACTGTTTTAAAAAATTTTCCTCAGTCAAAAGTGGTGTTTCTTTCTGGATCAATTCATAGTGATGAAATTGATTTGATGAAGGAACATAAAAAACCAATGTTTATTTTAGATACTGAAACCTTTGAATCTTTTCCTTCGGAAGATGTTTTTGATCCCAAAAAAACCTTCGAAGATGAGTTTTTGTTGGATGATAAAGTCCAAGAATATAAAAAGAAAAAAATCGGTTCTTATATTTATTACCCGCTATTTATACAAATGAAAGATATGCATTTTTTTGCATATCTTTCCCTCGAAACAGAAAGGCCTGGGATTCCCAGTGAAGTATTGGATCTGTTTAAAGAGGTTGAACGTACGTTTCAAGAAAGAATTATGGACTCAAACACCCATATTCTTGATGTCAAACAAAACGTACTGAACGTTTCCAGAGGCGGTGTTGCCTTGGAAATCAACGATATGGAAATTATCAAAGCACTGAAAGTGAAACCCTCATTTACTTTGGATATCAACTTCAAATTGCAGGCACCGATTCGGATGGCGATTGAATTACGTCACTTAGAAGAAGTGAATGATTATTTTAGAGTGGGTGGAAGGATCACAGGTGTCAGCGGAGATAAAAAAGCCAAAGAGATTTACCATAGTCTTATCGATTTTTTTGGTTAG
- the hisS gene encoding histidine--tRNA ligase gives MKEQKLTTENYKGTRDFYPEDMRLRNYLFSVMKDVVRSYGYEEYDGPMVESLDLYRAKTGEEIVGKQIYNFIDKGDREVAIRPEMTPTVARMVAKKLRDLPRPIRWFSIPNLWRYEQPGLGRLREHWQLNVDMFGVTSQRAELEILALACDILFAFGAPRNSFKVTISHRSLLDEFLLDGLKVSANQAHEVSKILDKKNKITEDEYIALVSKTIPNDPTAVSKINLFLAATTETLGQIPGIKEETRNTIQTLFEDLKTIGLQDIIYFDPSVVRGFDYYTGFIFEIFDTSPQNKRSLYGGGRYDNLIGLFSNEELSGIGFGLGDVTLQNFLTAHNLLPSFANDATVYIPLLDEASFAENHNFARELRKEKIATEVSLVSQKMGKQLSYAEKKGYRWILLRGEDEIKAGTVTLKDMVTRNQWTSSFSEALQKIKEELSK, from the coding sequence TTGAAAGAACAAAAGCTAACGACAGAAAACTATAAAGGTACTCGTGATTTTTATCCAGAAGATATGCGCCTTCGCAACTATCTTTTTTCAGTGATGAAGGATGTAGTAAGATCTTACGGTTATGAAGAATACGATGGACCAATGGTGGAATCTTTGGATTTATACCGTGCCAAAACCGGTGAAGAAATCGTAGGCAAACAGATTTATAATTTTATCGATAAAGGGGATCGTGAAGTAGCGATCCGTCCAGAAATGACTCCCACCGTTGCGCGGATGGTAGCTAAAAAACTGAGAGACCTTCCTCGCCCCATTCGTTGGTTTTCAATTCCAAACTTATGGAGATATGAACAACCAGGTCTTGGTCGTCTTCGCGAACATTGGCAATTGAATGTAGATATGTTTGGTGTGACTAGCCAGAGAGCCGAATTAGAGATTTTGGCTTTAGCATGTGATATTCTTTTTGCTTTTGGTGCACCCAGAAATAGTTTTAAAGTCACAATTTCTCACAGATCACTTCTCGATGAATTTTTGTTAGATGGTTTGAAGGTAAGTGCAAATCAAGCTCACGAAGTTTCTAAGATTTTGGACAAAAAAAACAAAATTACGGAAGATGAGTATATCGCTCTTGTTTCGAAAACAATTCCGAATGATCCAACGGCGGTTTCAAAGATAAATTTATTTTTAGCTGCAACTACAGAAACACTCGGACAAATTCCTGGAATCAAGGAAGAAACACGTAACACAATCCAAACATTGTTTGAAGATTTAAAAACCATTGGATTACAAGATATTATATATTTTGATCCATCCGTGGTTCGTGGGTTTGATTATTACACAGGTTTTATTTTTGAAATTTTTGATACTTCTCCTCAAAACAAACGTTCATTATATGGCGGAGGGAGGTATGATAATTTAATTGGTCTATTTTCTAACGAAGAACTTTCTGGCATTGGATTTGGGCTTGGTGATGTGACACTTCAGAACTTTTTGACTGCACATAATTTATTACCTAGTTTTGCAAATGATGCAACGGTTTATATTCCACTTCTTGACGAAGCTTCTTTTGCAGAAAATCATAACTTCGCTCGGGAATTACGAAAAGAAAAGATTGCTACAGAAGTCTCTTTGGTTTCTCAAAAGATGGGAAAACAACTTTCGTATGCTGAAAAAAAAGGATACCGTTGGATTTTACTTCGTGGCGAAGATGAAATCAAAGCAGGAACTGTAACATTAAAAGATATGGTTACACGTAACCAATGGACTTCTTCTTTTTCTGAAGCACTTCAAAAGATAAAAGAAGAGCTTTCTAAATGA
- a CDS encoding phosphatase PAP2 family protein, which yields MNLISAIDLKFSIWIQKNLHHPKLSWVLSRVNRGEMFALVLLPLMFLSDLYKPVYFSLPFVLVFTYLTDRLVLVLKKYFARKRPLVSVMGKVDSNPDMKHSFPSAHSANSIVVSTILVFAFHESPYFFFFSLFAGVGRLLTLHHFVSDIVGGWIIGFGIGLIAVFIHYYLWPYFLIL from the coding sequence ATGAATTTGATTTCTGCTATCGACTTAAAGTTTTCGATTTGGATTCAAAAAAACTTACACCACCCAAAACTAAGTTGGGTATTGTCAAGAGTGAATCGTGGAGAAATGTTCGCTCTTGTTTTGTTGCCACTTATGTTTTTAAGTGATCTTTACAAACCTGTTTACTTTAGTTTACCGTTTGTTCTAGTATTTACATATTTAACAGACCGATTGGTTTTGGTTTTGAAAAAATACTTCGCTAGAAAACGTCCCCTAGTCAGTGTTATGGGAAAAGTGGATTCCAATCCTGATATGAAACATTCCTTTCCTTCTGCACATAGTGCCAATTCGATTGTTGTATCGACAATTTTGGTTTTTGCGTTTCATGAAAGTCCATATTTCTTTTTTTTCAGTTTGTTTGCTGGTGTGGGTAGGCTTCTTACTTTACATCATTTTGTAAGTGATATTGTGGGAGGATGGATCATTGGTTTTGGAATTGGACTCATTGCAGTTTTCATTCATTATTATCTTTGGCCTTATTTTTTAATATTATGA
- a CDS encoding lysophospholipid acyltransferase family protein, whose translation MKHIGYFISFLIVYLFYFPFKVLPYKWCLAYGIFLTKLIYPLDKKHRKVAADNIRFAFPAYSEDQILNLVKAHYRHLGILLAHTLWAPRMTRKWLDENLVVDAESLNIEEETKKQGVGVILISGHFGTWEILVQFLGIRMKGGGIYKKVRNPFVDQLLRRMRSKNGVVLVPVQESTQVIKLLKQGYWIGFGADQNAGKAGIFVPFMNRQASTFVGPALMAYLTGAKMLYYSVLAGEGGKVIVRVKDLGFVDKKLYPSKDDVIRHYTELWTKTLEEEVKLFPEQYFWVHRRWRTQPQLQETGNN comes from the coding sequence ATGAAACATATTGGATATTTTATTTCATTTTTAATCGTTTATTTGTTCTATTTTCCGTTTAAGGTTCTTCCATATAAATGGTGTTTGGCGTATGGAATTTTTTTAACCAAACTCATTTATCCTTTAGATAAAAAACATAGAAAGGTTGCAGCGGATAATATTCGTTTTGCTTTCCCTGCATATTCGGAAGATCAGATTCTAAACTTGGTAAAGGCTCATTATCGTCATTTGGGTATCCTTCTTGCTCATACACTTTGGGCACCAAGAATGACTCGAAAATGGTTGGATGAAAACCTAGTTGTTGATGCTGAAAGTTTAAATATCGAAGAAGAAACTAAAAAACAAGGAGTGGGAGTGATTTTGATTTCAGGTCACTTTGGTACTTGGGAAATTTTAGTTCAATTTTTAGGAATCAGAATGAAGGGTGGGGGAATCTACAAAAAAGTTAGAAATCCTTTTGTAGATCAGTTACTCCGTCGGATGCGATCCAAAAACGGTGTTGTCCTTGTCCCCGTACAAGAATCCACACAGGTCATTAAACTTCTCAAACAAGGGTATTGGATTGGTTTTGGTGCTGATCAGAACGCTGGGAAAGCTGGAATTTTTGTTCCCTTTATGAACAGACAAGCATCTACCTTTGTAGGGCCGGCACTGATGGCCTATTTAACCGGGGCAAAGATGTTATACTATTCAGTGTTAGCTGGCGAGGGTGGGAAGGTAATCGTTCGAGTTAAAGATTTAGGTTTTGTGGATAAAAAACTTTATCCTTCAAAAGATGATGTGATCAGACATTATACTGAACTTTGGACAAAAACTTTGGAAGAAGAAGTGAAATTGTTTCCGGAGCAGTATTTTTGGGTCCACCGTCGTTGGAGAACCCAACCTCAACTGCAAGAAACCGGAAACAATTAA
- a CDS encoding Re/Si-specific NAD(P)(+) transhydrogenase subunit alpha, with protein MKIGVIKEPSYENRVAITPDVVDPLKKLGFTVSVETTAGDNAFFSDQDYKDVGATVESKDAILSGSDIVVSIHTLDEASAKKIGKDKIYIATLSPLAFPKKVKEVASASFKIFSMDTIPRITRAQSMDVLSSQATVSGYKAVLLAASNYSRFFPMLTTAAGTITPARVLILGAGVAGLQAIATSRRLGAVVDVFDTRPEVKEQCMSLGAKFVEVEGAADASNTGGYAVEQTEDYQRRQKEAIAKYAEKADIIITTALIPGKKAPVLITKAMVDTMRQGSVIVDLAAVNGGNCEVTENDKTIVYKGITVIGNSNLQSTQPMDASKMYAKNIVNFLKLFVNKEKQFNINLEDEIINACMIAENGVVRHKPTLALLGE; from the coding sequence ATGAAAATAGGCGTAATTAAAGAACCATCTTATGAAAACAGAGTGGCAATCACTCCTGATGTTGTTGATCCACTAAAAAAGTTAGGTTTCACTGTTTCGGTTGAAACAACTGCAGGGGACAATGCGTTTTTCTCCGACCAAGATTACAAAGATGTTGGTGCAACGGTGGAGTCCAAAGATGCGATTCTTTCTGGATCAGACATTGTAGTTTCTATTCATACATTGGATGAAGCAAGTGCCAAAAAAATTGGCAAAGATAAAATTTACATCGCAACTCTTTCCCCTCTCGCTTTCCCAAAAAAAGTAAAAGAAGTTGCAAGTGCCTCTTTTAAAATTTTCTCTATGGATACCATTCCACGAATCACTCGTGCACAATCTATGGATGTTCTCAGTAGCCAAGCAACTGTATCAGGATACAAAGCCGTTTTACTTGCTGCGTCTAACTACAGTCGCTTTTTCCCAATGTTAACCACTGCAGCCGGAACGATCACTCCAGCCAGAGTTCTCATCCTAGGTGCCGGTGTTGCTGGACTCCAAGCCATTGCAACTTCTCGTCGATTAGGTGCTGTTGTTGATGTATTTGATACAAGACCGGAAGTAAAAGAACAGTGTATGTCTCTTGGTGCTAAATTTGTGGAAGTAGAAGGTGCTGCTGATGCATCAAATACTGGTGGTTATGCGGTTGAACAAACAGAAGACTACCAACGCAGACAAAAAGAAGCCATTGCAAAGTATGCTGAAAAAGCTGATATCATCATCACAACAGCTCTCATTCCAGGAAAAAAAGCTCCTGTTCTCATCACTAAAGCCATGGTTGATACTATGCGACAAGGTTCAGTGATTGTAGACTTAGCGGCTGTAAACGGTGGTAACTGTGAAGTCACAGAAAACGATAAAACCATTGTTTATAAAGGAATCACTGTGATCGGAAATTCAAACCTTCAAAGTACACAGCCAATGGATGCAAGTAAAATGTATGCAAAGAATATCGTGAACTTTCTAAAACTTTTTGTGAATAAAGAAAAACAATTCAACATTAACTTAGAAGATGAAATCATCAATGCATGTATGATTGCTGAAAATGGAGTAGTCCGTCACAAACCAACACTAGCACTTCTCGGAGAGTAA
- a CDS encoding UDP-glucuronic acid decarboxylase family protein, whose product MAKRILITGGAGFIGSHLAETLLNAGNQIIVLDNFHTGRKENLTHLLSNPNFELIRHDITDPIKLEVDEIYNMACPASPVHYQSNPIKTIKTNVLGMTNMLGLAKRVKARILQASTSEVYGNPLEHPQTESYWGNVNTIGIRSCYDEGKRVAETLCFDYHRQHGVDIRVIRIFNTYGPRMIPDDGRVVSNFIVQALRGEDITIYGDGSQTRSFCYVDDLVRGIISMMNKDGFIGPVNLGNDGEFTVKELAELVIKETGSKSKIIYLPLPQDDPTRRKPNLGLAKEKLNYSTTVPLVEGVKKTIEYFSKRV is encoded by the coding sequence ATGGCAAAAAGAATCCTTATCACAGGTGGAGCCGGATTCATCGGTTCTCATTTGGCAGAAACTCTTCTCAACGCAGGGAACCAAATCATCGTTTTGGATAATTTCCATACCGGACGAAAAGAAAACCTAACTCACCTTCTCTCAAATCCAAATTTTGAGCTGATCCGACACGATATCACGGACCCAATCAAATTGGAAGTAGACGAGATCTACAATATGGCATGCCCTGCCTCCCCCGTTCACTACCAAAGTAATCCCATCAAAACCATCAAAACCAATGTTTTGGGTATGACCAATATGCTTGGGCTTGCCAAACGGGTGAAGGCGAGAATCCTCCAAGCCAGTACTTCGGAAGTATACGGAAACCCACTCGAACACCCACAAACAGAATCCTATTGGGGAAATGTAAATACCATTGGGATCCGTAGCTGTTATGACGAAGGGAAACGAGTCGCTGAAACATTATGTTTCGACTACCACCGCCAACACGGGGTGGACATCCGAGTCATCCGTATTTTTAATACCTATGGCCCAAGAATGATCCCTGATGATGGTCGTGTGGTGAGTAACTTCATCGTACAAGCATTACGCGGTGAAGACATTACGATATATGGGGACGGAAGCCAAACACGTTCTTTCTGTTATGTTGATGATTTAGTTCGTGGGATCATTTCCATGATGAACAAAGACGGTTTCATTGGACCTGTGAACTTAGGAAACGATGGCGAATTCACTGTAAAAGAATTAGCGGAACTCGTAATCAAAGAAACAGGAAGTAAATCAAAAATCATTTACCTACCACTTCCACAAGATGACCCAACAAGAAGAAAACCAAACCTCGGTTTAGCGAAAGAAAAATTGAATTATTCAACGACCGTCCCTCTCGTAGAAGGCGTAAAAAAAACCATCGAATATTTTAGTAAAAGAGTATAA